From Scleropages formosus chromosome 1, fSclFor1.1, whole genome shotgun sequence, a single genomic window includes:
- the cep131 gene encoding centrosomal protein of 131 kDa isoform X1 encodes MLRFIVSLRCLASSAGLCVTSLDTGCFSLKKINRLTLESSRRRLSQARMHMTRSPASLPGAATGEALDLSLTGSQLTVSQRPCGTSPAKHFTRSVSVAGEGRGKHNTLSQVGPGGSRSIKNLRRSNSTTQVNQRGNLSISEDKTEDFLALFDSSSDGRKKLAGLSRASPDRTTWNILDDQPRTFPAPSSTRSAGSLDSPTGLRTREAGVPLAPNFTANNRSNKGAVGNSVTPILHNNHSDKPLTPKSSNQKPSFNNILKATVNDEIPPESSSLTKSQKNFSSSSSTSNNNAVRGSPVLARRREVTEEEAERFIQQVNHAAITIQRWYRRHRQRRRAGEAALRRLLAAKKKEREQKAEEGQRSPELQKKKDEERKRIREEKARLARAAALQELHQKRTQRASEVQRVAQQELELLRQNGKLGRRKPAKTSQINKSASPMADVKAKNTDTNVNALDEPVDVSNLRPESPTASQGRGSQGSEEIQRTASVEDQQQAPSSSRAQSKTTLNDLLDTLKLLEEEPERLSEPKSCRKDKYAWIDEDRDATSLTADNLERHGQLSQASALPDGGALLSEAKLQSIMSFLDEMEKSEQERPRSVTSGSHREALLSEEELACVEQASATAAEVTSSMMRMKLELEEKRRTVSMLQTALAQQRELTVRHVKDTEKELNRTFQLQKEQYEATIQRHLAFIDQLIDDKKALSERCEGVVGELKQVDQKYTKKIAQMQEQHELVWHILGPLCEEIKKLKELMSATEKIRREKWINEKTKKIKEITVKGLEPEIQKLISKHKQELARLKVLHEAELQQADERAVQRYMQQSEELRQQLERERDEHTLRERELARQRYEKQLQEEEQALQQQRRRLYKEVAEEKERLAQLAARQRAELDDLRRRLEDNSSVAGRALREEMEKHREEQERRHQAEMKALKERLEIEKQAWEENYMKKEEAWLLSRERELKEEVRRVRDKEIELAIQRLEEETTGAREECERAAENRVKRVRDKYEAELRELERSERGTQEKYRELKKKQNETENEVIRLQALLRQKEQEVQDITQVRDKLLEERRSMAEVIRQEFAERLVETEEENRRMKVEVSELRARLRLEVERVAREKEEELAEVHQRVKSAILKKEETVNNLRKQHEAALKRADHLEALLEQQRKQLLDKLGGFSS; translated from the exons ATGCTGCGCTTCATTGTCAGTTTGCGCTGTCTGGCGAGTAGCGCTGGGTTGTGCGTCACTTCGCTCGATACGGGTTGCTTCAGCTTGAAGAAAATa AACAGATTGACTCTCGAGTCGAGCCGTCGGCGCCTCAGCCAAG CAAGGATGCACATGACCCGCAGTCCTGCCTCCCTCCCCGGTGCCGCCACGGGGGAGGCGCTCGACCTCAGCCTCACCGGCTCCCAGCTAACCGTGTCCCAGCGGCCCTGCGGCACCTCGCCTGCCAAACACTTTACCCGTTCCGTGTCAGTAGCAGGCGAAGGGCGCGGAAAGCACAACACGCTG TCTCAAGTCGGACCGGGCGGCTCCCGCTCAATCAAGAACTTGCGTCGATCCAACAGCACCACTCAGGTGAACCAGCGAGGGAACCTGAGCATCAG TGAGGACAAGACCGAGGACTTCCTGGCCTTGTTTGACAGCAGCTCGGACGGGAGGAAGAAGCTGGCCGGCCTCAGCAGGGCCTCTCCAGACCGGACCACCTGGAATATCCTG GATGACCAGCCGCGTACCTTCCCAGCACCCTCCAGCACCCGCAGCGCTGGGAGCCTCGACTCGCCCACGGGCCTACGGACGAGGGAGGCTGGTGTGCCGCTAGCACCCAACTTCACTGCCAACAACAG AAGCAACAAAGGTGCCGTCGGCAACTCGGTGACCCCCATCCTGCACAACAACCACTCGGACAAGCCTCTCACACCCAAGAGCTCCAATCAGAAGCCTTCCTTCAA CAACATCCTCAAAGCCACGGTGAACGACGAAATTCCCCCAGAGAGCTCGTCCCTGACCAAGTCGCAGAAGAACTTTTCATCCTCGTCTTCCACGTCCAACAATAACGCGGTGCGGGGCAGCCCTGTCCTCGCCAGGCGCCGCGAAGTCACTGAGGAGGAGGCCGAGAG GTTCATCCAGCAGGTGAACCATGCGGCTATCACCATCCAGCGCTGGTATCGACGGCACCGCCAAAGGCGGCGTGCTGGAGAAGCTGCCCTCCGACGACTCCTTGCAGCAAAGAAGAAG GAGCGGGAGCAGAAAGCGGAGGAAGGGCAGAGGTCCCCGGAATTGCAGAAGAAGAAGGATGAGGAGAGGAAGCGCATCCGTGAGGAGAAGGCACGGCTGGCTCGGGCGGCTGCACTACAG GAACTGCATCAGAAACGGACGCAGCGAGCTTCCGAGGTCCAGAGGGTAGCGCAGCAGGAACTGGAGCTCCTGAGGCAGAATGGCAAGCTTGGCCGCAGGAAGCCTGCTAAGACCTCGCAAATCAACAAGAGCGCCAGTCCCATGGCAGATGTAAAGGCCAAGAACACGG ACACCAATGTGAACGCGCTTGATGAGCCGGTAGACGTCTCTAACCTGCGCCCGGAGTCTCCCACTGCCTCTCAGGGAAGAGGCTCCCAGGGCTCCGAG GAGATCCAGAGGACAGCGAGTGTGGAGGACCAGCAGCAGGCTCCTTCATCCAGCAGAGCACAGTCCAAAACAACCCTCAATGACCTGCTGGATACCCTGAAGCTTCTCGAGGAGGAACCGGAGAGGCTGTCGGAGCCCAAGAGCTGCAGGAAGGACAAGTACGCCTGGATCGATGAG GATAGAGACGCCACGTCTCTGACGGCCGACAACCTGGAGCGCCACGGGCAGCTGAGCCAGGCTTCGGCCCTGCCTGATGGGGGAGCCCTGCTCTCTGAGGCCAAGCTCCAGAGCATTATGAGCTTCCTGGATGAGATGGAGAAGTCGGAGCAGGAGCGACCGCGTTCGGTCACCTCCGGCTCCCACAGAGAG GCGCTGCTGTCGGAGGAGGAGCTCGCGTGCGTGGAGCAGGCATCGGCCACGGCAGCGGAGGTCACGAGCTCCATGATGAGGATGAAGCTGGAGTTGGAGGAGAAGAGACGCACTGTCAGCATGCTGCAGACCGCCCTG gcccagCAGCGTGAGCTTACTGTCCGGCACGTGAAGGACACGGAGAAGGAGCTGAACCGTACCTTCCAGCTTCAGAAGGAGCAATATGAGGCCACCATCCAGAGGCACTTGGCCTTTATCGACCAG CTGATTGATGACAAAAAGGCCTTGAGTGAGCGGTGTGAGGGTGTGGTCGGCGAGCTCAAGCAGGTGGACCAGAAATACACCAAGAAGATCGCCCAGATGCAGGAGCAGCACGAATTG GTGTGGCACATTCTGGGTCCCTTGTGTGAG GAAATCAAGAAACTGAAGGAGCTGATGAGCGCCACGGAGAAGATCCGCCGTGAGAAATGGATCAATGAGAAGACCAAGAAGATCAAGGAGATCACTGTGAAAG GCCTGGAGCCCGAGATTCAGAAGCTCATCTCCAAGCACAAGCAGGAGCTGGCCCGGCTGAAGGTGCTGCACGAGGCGGAGCTGCAGCAGGCCGACGAGCGCGCCGTCCAGCGCTACATGCAGCAGAGCGAGGAGCTGCGTcagcagctggagagggagagggatgAGCACACACTACGGGAGAGGGAGCTAGCCAGGCAAAG GTACGAGAAGCAGCTCCAGGAAGAAGAGCAGGCACTACAGCAACAGCGGAGGAGACTCTACAAGGAGGTGGCTGAGGAGAAGGAGCGTCTGGCCCAGTTGGCTGCCAG GCAGCGTGCGGAATTGGACGACTTGAGGAGGAGGCTGGAAGACAACAGTTCTGTGGCTGGTCGGGCTCTGCGTGAGGAGATGGAGAAACACCGTGAAGAGCAGGAGAGGCGGCACCAG GCAGAGATGAAGGCCTTGAAGGAGAGGTTGGAGATTGAAAAGCAGGCCTGGGAGGAGAATTACATGAAAAAAGAG GAAGCTTGGCTGCTTAGTCGGGAGCGGGAACTGAAAGAGGAAGTGCGCAGGGTTCGAGACAAGGAGATTGAGTTGGCCATTCAGAGGCTGGAGGAAGAAACAACTGGCGCCAGAGAGGAATGCGAAAGAGCGGCGGAGAACCG GGTGAAGCGCGTCCGAGACAAATACGAGGCAGAGCTGCGGGAACTGGAGCGGTCGGAGAGGGGCACGCAGGAGAAGTACAGGGagctgaagaagaagcagaatgaGACGGAGAACGAGGTCATCCGCCTGCAGGCCCTGCTGCGCCAGAAGGAGCAGGAGGTTCAAGACATCACCCAG GttcgggacaagctgttggaGGAACGCCGCAGCATGGCCGAGGTGATTCGGCAGGAGTTCGCCGAGCGACTGGTGgagactgaggaggagaacCGGCGCATGAAGGTGGAGGTGTCTGAGCTGCGGGCTCGTCTTCGTCTCGAGGTGGAGAGGGTGGCCCGCgagaaggaagaggagctgGCCGAGGTTCACCAGAG GGTGAAATCAGCCATCTTGAAGAAGGAGGAAACTGTTAACAACCTGCGGAAGCAGCATGAA GCAGCTTTAAAGAGAGCAGACCACCTAGAAGCTCTCCTGGAACAACAGCGGAAGCAGCTGCTGGACAAGTTAGGGGGCTTCTCCTCGTGA
- the cep131 gene encoding centrosomal protein of 131 kDa isoform X2 — protein MLRFIVSLRCLASSAGLCVTSLDTGCFSLKKINRLTLESSRRRLSQARMHMTRSPASLPGAATGEALDLSLTGSQLTVSQRPCGTSPAKHFTRSVSVAGEGRGKHNTLSQVGPGGSRSIKNLRRSNSTTQVNQRGNLSISEDKTEDFLALFDSSSDGRKKLAGLSRASPDRTTWNILDDQPRTFPAPSSTRSAGSLDSPTGLRTREAGVPLAPNFTANNRSNKGAVGNSVTPILHNNHSDKPLTPKSSNQKPSFNNILKATVNDEIPPESSSLTKSQKNFSSSSSTSNNNAVRGSPVLARRREVTEEEAERFIQQVNHAAITIQRWYRRHRQRRRAGEAALRRLLAAKKKEREQKAEEGQRSPELQKKKDEERKRIREEKARLARAAALQELHQKRTQRASEVQRVAQQELELLRQNGKLGRRKPAKTSQINKSASPMADVKAKNTDTNVNALDEPVDVSNLRPESPTASQGRGSQGSEEIQRTASVEDQQQAPSSSRAQSKTTLNDLLDTLKLLEEEPERLSEPKSCRKDKYAWIDEDRDATSLTADNLERHGQLSQASALPDGGALLSEAKLQSIMSFLDEMEKSEQERPRSVTSGSHREALLSEEELACVEQASATAAEVTSSMMRMKLELEEKRRTVSMLQTALAQQRELTVRHVKDTEKELNRTFQLQKEQYEATIQRHLAFIDQLIDDKKALSERCEGVVGELKQVDQKYTKKIAQMQEQHELEIKKLKELMSATEKIRREKWINEKTKKIKEITVKGLEPEIQKLISKHKQELARLKVLHEAELQQADERAVQRYMQQSEELRQQLERERDEHTLRERELARQRYEKQLQEEEQALQQQRRRLYKEVAEEKERLAQLAARQRAELDDLRRRLEDNSSVAGRALREEMEKHREEQERRHQAEMKALKERLEIEKQAWEENYMKKEEAWLLSRERELKEEVRRVRDKEIELAIQRLEEETTGAREECERAAENRVKRVRDKYEAELRELERSERGTQEKYRELKKKQNETENEVIRLQALLRQKEQEVQDITQVRDKLLEERRSMAEVIRQEFAERLVETEEENRRMKVEVSELRARLRLEVERVAREKEEELAEVHQRVKSAILKKEETVNNLRKQHEAALKRADHLEALLEQQRKQLLDKLGGFSS, from the exons ATGCTGCGCTTCATTGTCAGTTTGCGCTGTCTGGCGAGTAGCGCTGGGTTGTGCGTCACTTCGCTCGATACGGGTTGCTTCAGCTTGAAGAAAATa AACAGATTGACTCTCGAGTCGAGCCGTCGGCGCCTCAGCCAAG CAAGGATGCACATGACCCGCAGTCCTGCCTCCCTCCCCGGTGCCGCCACGGGGGAGGCGCTCGACCTCAGCCTCACCGGCTCCCAGCTAACCGTGTCCCAGCGGCCCTGCGGCACCTCGCCTGCCAAACACTTTACCCGTTCCGTGTCAGTAGCAGGCGAAGGGCGCGGAAAGCACAACACGCTG TCTCAAGTCGGACCGGGCGGCTCCCGCTCAATCAAGAACTTGCGTCGATCCAACAGCACCACTCAGGTGAACCAGCGAGGGAACCTGAGCATCAG TGAGGACAAGACCGAGGACTTCCTGGCCTTGTTTGACAGCAGCTCGGACGGGAGGAAGAAGCTGGCCGGCCTCAGCAGGGCCTCTCCAGACCGGACCACCTGGAATATCCTG GATGACCAGCCGCGTACCTTCCCAGCACCCTCCAGCACCCGCAGCGCTGGGAGCCTCGACTCGCCCACGGGCCTACGGACGAGGGAGGCTGGTGTGCCGCTAGCACCCAACTTCACTGCCAACAACAG AAGCAACAAAGGTGCCGTCGGCAACTCGGTGACCCCCATCCTGCACAACAACCACTCGGACAAGCCTCTCACACCCAAGAGCTCCAATCAGAAGCCTTCCTTCAA CAACATCCTCAAAGCCACGGTGAACGACGAAATTCCCCCAGAGAGCTCGTCCCTGACCAAGTCGCAGAAGAACTTTTCATCCTCGTCTTCCACGTCCAACAATAACGCGGTGCGGGGCAGCCCTGTCCTCGCCAGGCGCCGCGAAGTCACTGAGGAGGAGGCCGAGAG GTTCATCCAGCAGGTGAACCATGCGGCTATCACCATCCAGCGCTGGTATCGACGGCACCGCCAAAGGCGGCGTGCTGGAGAAGCTGCCCTCCGACGACTCCTTGCAGCAAAGAAGAAG GAGCGGGAGCAGAAAGCGGAGGAAGGGCAGAGGTCCCCGGAATTGCAGAAGAAGAAGGATGAGGAGAGGAAGCGCATCCGTGAGGAGAAGGCACGGCTGGCTCGGGCGGCTGCACTACAG GAACTGCATCAGAAACGGACGCAGCGAGCTTCCGAGGTCCAGAGGGTAGCGCAGCAGGAACTGGAGCTCCTGAGGCAGAATGGCAAGCTTGGCCGCAGGAAGCCTGCTAAGACCTCGCAAATCAACAAGAGCGCCAGTCCCATGGCAGATGTAAAGGCCAAGAACACGG ACACCAATGTGAACGCGCTTGATGAGCCGGTAGACGTCTCTAACCTGCGCCCGGAGTCTCCCACTGCCTCTCAGGGAAGAGGCTCCCAGGGCTCCGAG GAGATCCAGAGGACAGCGAGTGTGGAGGACCAGCAGCAGGCTCCTTCATCCAGCAGAGCACAGTCCAAAACAACCCTCAATGACCTGCTGGATACCCTGAAGCTTCTCGAGGAGGAACCGGAGAGGCTGTCGGAGCCCAAGAGCTGCAGGAAGGACAAGTACGCCTGGATCGATGAG GATAGAGACGCCACGTCTCTGACGGCCGACAACCTGGAGCGCCACGGGCAGCTGAGCCAGGCTTCGGCCCTGCCTGATGGGGGAGCCCTGCTCTCTGAGGCCAAGCTCCAGAGCATTATGAGCTTCCTGGATGAGATGGAGAAGTCGGAGCAGGAGCGACCGCGTTCGGTCACCTCCGGCTCCCACAGAGAG GCGCTGCTGTCGGAGGAGGAGCTCGCGTGCGTGGAGCAGGCATCGGCCACGGCAGCGGAGGTCACGAGCTCCATGATGAGGATGAAGCTGGAGTTGGAGGAGAAGAGACGCACTGTCAGCATGCTGCAGACCGCCCTG gcccagCAGCGTGAGCTTACTGTCCGGCACGTGAAGGACACGGAGAAGGAGCTGAACCGTACCTTCCAGCTTCAGAAGGAGCAATATGAGGCCACCATCCAGAGGCACTTGGCCTTTATCGACCAG CTGATTGATGACAAAAAGGCCTTGAGTGAGCGGTGTGAGGGTGTGGTCGGCGAGCTCAAGCAGGTGGACCAGAAATACACCAAGAAGATCGCCCAGATGCAGGAGCAGCACGAATTG GAAATCAAGAAACTGAAGGAGCTGATGAGCGCCACGGAGAAGATCCGCCGTGAGAAATGGATCAATGAGAAGACCAAGAAGATCAAGGAGATCACTGTGAAAG GCCTGGAGCCCGAGATTCAGAAGCTCATCTCCAAGCACAAGCAGGAGCTGGCCCGGCTGAAGGTGCTGCACGAGGCGGAGCTGCAGCAGGCCGACGAGCGCGCCGTCCAGCGCTACATGCAGCAGAGCGAGGAGCTGCGTcagcagctggagagggagagggatgAGCACACACTACGGGAGAGGGAGCTAGCCAGGCAAAG GTACGAGAAGCAGCTCCAGGAAGAAGAGCAGGCACTACAGCAACAGCGGAGGAGACTCTACAAGGAGGTGGCTGAGGAGAAGGAGCGTCTGGCCCAGTTGGCTGCCAG GCAGCGTGCGGAATTGGACGACTTGAGGAGGAGGCTGGAAGACAACAGTTCTGTGGCTGGTCGGGCTCTGCGTGAGGAGATGGAGAAACACCGTGAAGAGCAGGAGAGGCGGCACCAG GCAGAGATGAAGGCCTTGAAGGAGAGGTTGGAGATTGAAAAGCAGGCCTGGGAGGAGAATTACATGAAAAAAGAG GAAGCTTGGCTGCTTAGTCGGGAGCGGGAACTGAAAGAGGAAGTGCGCAGGGTTCGAGACAAGGAGATTGAGTTGGCCATTCAGAGGCTGGAGGAAGAAACAACTGGCGCCAGAGAGGAATGCGAAAGAGCGGCGGAGAACCG GGTGAAGCGCGTCCGAGACAAATACGAGGCAGAGCTGCGGGAACTGGAGCGGTCGGAGAGGGGCACGCAGGAGAAGTACAGGGagctgaagaagaagcagaatgaGACGGAGAACGAGGTCATCCGCCTGCAGGCCCTGCTGCGCCAGAAGGAGCAGGAGGTTCAAGACATCACCCAG GttcgggacaagctgttggaGGAACGCCGCAGCATGGCCGAGGTGATTCGGCAGGAGTTCGCCGAGCGACTGGTGgagactgaggaggagaacCGGCGCATGAAGGTGGAGGTGTCTGAGCTGCGGGCTCGTCTTCGTCTCGAGGTGGAGAGGGTGGCCCGCgagaaggaagaggagctgGCCGAGGTTCACCAGAG GGTGAAATCAGCCATCTTGAAGAAGGAGGAAACTGTTAACAACCTGCGGAAGCAGCATGAA GCAGCTTTAAAGAGAGCAGACCACCTAGAAGCTCTCCTGGAACAACAGCGGAAGCAGCTGCTGGACAAGTTAGGGGGCTTCTCCTCGTGA
- the cep131 gene encoding centrosomal protein of 131 kDa isoform X3 has protein sequence MHMTRSPASLPGAATGEALDLSLTGSQLTVSQRPCGTSPAKHFTRSVSVAGEGRGKHNTLSQVGPGGSRSIKNLRRSNSTTQVNQRGNLSISEDKTEDFLALFDSSSDGRKKLAGLSRASPDRTTWNILDDQPRTFPAPSSTRSAGSLDSPTGLRTREAGVPLAPNFTANNRSNKGAVGNSVTPILHNNHSDKPLTPKSSNQKPSFNNILKATVNDEIPPESSSLTKSQKNFSSSSSTSNNNAVRGSPVLARRREVTEEEAERFIQQVNHAAITIQRWYRRHRQRRRAGEAALRRLLAAKKKEREQKAEEGQRSPELQKKKDEERKRIREEKARLARAAALQELHQKRTQRASEVQRVAQQELELLRQNGKLGRRKPAKTSQINKSASPMADVKAKNTDTNVNALDEPVDVSNLRPESPTASQGRGSQGSEEIQRTASVEDQQQAPSSSRAQSKTTLNDLLDTLKLLEEEPERLSEPKSCRKDKYAWIDEDRDATSLTADNLERHGQLSQASALPDGGALLSEAKLQSIMSFLDEMEKSEQERPRSVTSGSHREALLSEEELACVEQASATAAEVTSSMMRMKLELEEKRRTVSMLQTALAQQRELTVRHVKDTEKELNRTFQLQKEQYEATIQRHLAFIDQLIDDKKALSERCEGVVGELKQVDQKYTKKIAQMQEQHELVWHILGPLCEEIKKLKELMSATEKIRREKWINEKTKKIKEITVKGLEPEIQKLISKHKQELARLKVLHEAELQQADERAVQRYMQQSEELRQQLERERDEHTLRERELARQRYEKQLQEEEQALQQQRRRLYKEVAEEKERLAQLAARQRAELDDLRRRLEDNSSVAGRALREEMEKHREEQERRHQAEMKALKERLEIEKQAWEENYMKKEEAWLLSRERELKEEVRRVRDKEIELAIQRLEEETTGAREECERAAENRVKRVRDKYEAELRELERSERGTQEKYRELKKKQNETENEVIRLQALLRQKEQEVQDITQVRDKLLEERRSMAEVIRQEFAERLVETEEENRRMKVEVSELRARLRLEVERVAREKEEELAEVHQRVKSAILKKEETVNNLRKQHEAALKRADHLEALLEQQRKQLLDKLGGFSS, from the exons ATGCACATGACCCGCAGTCCTGCCTCCCTCCCCGGTGCCGCCACGGGGGAGGCGCTCGACCTCAGCCTCACCGGCTCCCAGCTAACCGTGTCCCAGCGGCCCTGCGGCACCTCGCCTGCCAAACACTTTACCCGTTCCGTGTCAGTAGCAGGCGAAGGGCGCGGAAAGCACAACACGCTG TCTCAAGTCGGACCGGGCGGCTCCCGCTCAATCAAGAACTTGCGTCGATCCAACAGCACCACTCAGGTGAACCAGCGAGGGAACCTGAGCATCAG TGAGGACAAGACCGAGGACTTCCTGGCCTTGTTTGACAGCAGCTCGGACGGGAGGAAGAAGCTGGCCGGCCTCAGCAGGGCCTCTCCAGACCGGACCACCTGGAATATCCTG GATGACCAGCCGCGTACCTTCCCAGCACCCTCCAGCACCCGCAGCGCTGGGAGCCTCGACTCGCCCACGGGCCTACGGACGAGGGAGGCTGGTGTGCCGCTAGCACCCAACTTCACTGCCAACAACAG AAGCAACAAAGGTGCCGTCGGCAACTCGGTGACCCCCATCCTGCACAACAACCACTCGGACAAGCCTCTCACACCCAAGAGCTCCAATCAGAAGCCTTCCTTCAA CAACATCCTCAAAGCCACGGTGAACGACGAAATTCCCCCAGAGAGCTCGTCCCTGACCAAGTCGCAGAAGAACTTTTCATCCTCGTCTTCCACGTCCAACAATAACGCGGTGCGGGGCAGCCCTGTCCTCGCCAGGCGCCGCGAAGTCACTGAGGAGGAGGCCGAGAG GTTCATCCAGCAGGTGAACCATGCGGCTATCACCATCCAGCGCTGGTATCGACGGCACCGCCAAAGGCGGCGTGCTGGAGAAGCTGCCCTCCGACGACTCCTTGCAGCAAAGAAGAAG GAGCGGGAGCAGAAAGCGGAGGAAGGGCAGAGGTCCCCGGAATTGCAGAAGAAGAAGGATGAGGAGAGGAAGCGCATCCGTGAGGAGAAGGCACGGCTGGCTCGGGCGGCTGCACTACAG GAACTGCATCAGAAACGGACGCAGCGAGCTTCCGAGGTCCAGAGGGTAGCGCAGCAGGAACTGGAGCTCCTGAGGCAGAATGGCAAGCTTGGCCGCAGGAAGCCTGCTAAGACCTCGCAAATCAACAAGAGCGCCAGTCCCATGGCAGATGTAAAGGCCAAGAACACGG ACACCAATGTGAACGCGCTTGATGAGCCGGTAGACGTCTCTAACCTGCGCCCGGAGTCTCCCACTGCCTCTCAGGGAAGAGGCTCCCAGGGCTCCGAG GAGATCCAGAGGACAGCGAGTGTGGAGGACCAGCAGCAGGCTCCTTCATCCAGCAGAGCACAGTCCAAAACAACCCTCAATGACCTGCTGGATACCCTGAAGCTTCTCGAGGAGGAACCGGAGAGGCTGTCGGAGCCCAAGAGCTGCAGGAAGGACAAGTACGCCTGGATCGATGAG GATAGAGACGCCACGTCTCTGACGGCCGACAACCTGGAGCGCCACGGGCAGCTGAGCCAGGCTTCGGCCCTGCCTGATGGGGGAGCCCTGCTCTCTGAGGCCAAGCTCCAGAGCATTATGAGCTTCCTGGATGAGATGGAGAAGTCGGAGCAGGAGCGACCGCGTTCGGTCACCTCCGGCTCCCACAGAGAG GCGCTGCTGTCGGAGGAGGAGCTCGCGTGCGTGGAGCAGGCATCGGCCACGGCAGCGGAGGTCACGAGCTCCATGATGAGGATGAAGCTGGAGTTGGAGGAGAAGAGACGCACTGTCAGCATGCTGCAGACCGCCCTG gcccagCAGCGTGAGCTTACTGTCCGGCACGTGAAGGACACGGAGAAGGAGCTGAACCGTACCTTCCAGCTTCAGAAGGAGCAATATGAGGCCACCATCCAGAGGCACTTGGCCTTTATCGACCAG CTGATTGATGACAAAAAGGCCTTGAGTGAGCGGTGTGAGGGTGTGGTCGGCGAGCTCAAGCAGGTGGACCAGAAATACACCAAGAAGATCGCCCAGATGCAGGAGCAGCACGAATTG GTGTGGCACATTCTGGGTCCCTTGTGTGAG GAAATCAAGAAACTGAAGGAGCTGATGAGCGCCACGGAGAAGATCCGCCGTGAGAAATGGATCAATGAGAAGACCAAGAAGATCAAGGAGATCACTGTGAAAG GCCTGGAGCCCGAGATTCAGAAGCTCATCTCCAAGCACAAGCAGGAGCTGGCCCGGCTGAAGGTGCTGCACGAGGCGGAGCTGCAGCAGGCCGACGAGCGCGCCGTCCAGCGCTACATGCAGCAGAGCGAGGAGCTGCGTcagcagctggagagggagagggatgAGCACACACTACGGGAGAGGGAGCTAGCCAGGCAAAG GTACGAGAAGCAGCTCCAGGAAGAAGAGCAGGCACTACAGCAACAGCGGAGGAGACTCTACAAGGAGGTGGCTGAGGAGAAGGAGCGTCTGGCCCAGTTGGCTGCCAG GCAGCGTGCGGAATTGGACGACTTGAGGAGGAGGCTGGAAGACAACAGTTCTGTGGCTGGTCGGGCTCTGCGTGAGGAGATGGAGAAACACCGTGAAGAGCAGGAGAGGCGGCACCAG GCAGAGATGAAGGCCTTGAAGGAGAGGTTGGAGATTGAAAAGCAGGCCTGGGAGGAGAATTACATGAAAAAAGAG GAAGCTTGGCTGCTTAGTCGGGAGCGGGAACTGAAAGAGGAAGTGCGCAGGGTTCGAGACAAGGAGATTGAGTTGGCCATTCAGAGGCTGGAGGAAGAAACAACTGGCGCCAGAGAGGAATGCGAAAGAGCGGCGGAGAACCG GGTGAAGCGCGTCCGAGACAAATACGAGGCAGAGCTGCGGGAACTGGAGCGGTCGGAGAGGGGCACGCAGGAGAAGTACAGGGagctgaagaagaagcagaatgaGACGGAGAACGAGGTCATCCGCCTGCAGGCCCTGCTGCGCCAGAAGGAGCAGGAGGTTCAAGACATCACCCAG GttcgggacaagctgttggaGGAACGCCGCAGCATGGCCGAGGTGATTCGGCAGGAGTTCGCCGAGCGACTGGTGgagactgaggaggagaacCGGCGCATGAAGGTGGAGGTGTCTGAGCTGCGGGCTCGTCTTCGTCTCGAGGTGGAGAGGGTGGCCCGCgagaaggaagaggagctgGCCGAGGTTCACCAGAG GGTGAAATCAGCCATCTTGAAGAAGGAGGAAACTGTTAACAACCTGCGGAAGCAGCATGAA GCAGCTTTAAAGAGAGCAGACCACCTAGAAGCTCTCCTGGAACAACAGCGGAAGCAGCTGCTGGACAAGTTAGGGGGCTTCTCCTCGTGA